TTAATTCTTTGTATTCAACTGGATCGGGATTATATTTTGCAAATACTGTAATACCATCCTCAACTAATGCTGCGCAAACATCATCTTGCGTTGACAATGGATTGCTTCCAGTAATAGCAACCTCAGCACCACCTGCTTTAATTACCTTCGCCAAATAGGCTGTTTTCGCCTCTAAATGCAGTGAGATTGCAACCTTCAAACCTTTAAATGGTTGTTCCTTTTCAAATTGCTCGCGAATACGATTTAATACAGGCATGTGTGCCTTTACCCAATCAATTTTCAAATGGCCTTGTGGTGCTAATGTTATATCTGTTATCACACTTTTTTCTACTGTATTCAATATCATTTCCTCCCTTTATGATTATGGTAAATAAATAATTGAGTGTAAATTTTCTTTATCTGTTGGTTCATCTAATAACTGCTTAAACCAATCAAAACCGTATTTATTTAAATAGGTAATAACATTATATACTCTTTCCTGCGGTTTTTCTAATGGTTTAATGGATAATTGTATTCGGTCTAATTGTCGAATTGCTGCTTCATGTTGTGATTGAATAGCATTTACGGAGCGCTTTTCTAAAAAACTAATCTGTTCTATAATTTTTTGTTTATTTCTAAGACCAAGCTTTGCCATTGACGGGTTAATATTTTCTATCTTTGACAACAAAGGTTCATAAAGTTCCTCAAAGCTCTTTTTCACTTCTGAAAAATGTTCTTCAACCTTTAATTCATCCTGCTCTAATAACCAACTTTTCTTTTTATCTTCAAAATGACTTAATACATCATCCATTGAAAACTTATACTTTTTCATATACTTTTGAATCGTGCTTTCTATAATAGTATATTCAAAACGAGGGTGTATGATAGGAAGCTTCATATCAAATAAATGAAAGACTTCCTTTAATAATCCCCAGTAGGCAATTTCACTTGGTCCAAGCACTGTACTCCATACCGGGAATAAATATTCTTGCATAATTGGACGGGTGAAAACGTTATTACTAAAACGTTCTGGATGTTTGTATAATAATTGAATTAACTCGTCTTCTTTAAATGAAACTTTATTTTGCTTATCAGTATATTCACCTTGAATAGTCCTCATCAATAATAAACGTTCACTTTGGTGAATATAAAACAAATTAGATTGGTTATCATTAATTTGAGCTTGAGGTACATATCCAAGCGTTTCAACATGCTTTTTCCCAAGATATAAAGCCTCATTAAGAGCACCATTTTGCTTAATTAAGTTTGAAAACATAGTTACTTCTATTTGACGCAATTGTTCATCATTTGAATCAAGTAAAATCAATCCTGATGTACCAAATAACCAAACCATCATTTTGGCAAAAACTTCAACTAAGTTATTCGAATTGTCCGTTATACAATTTAATCGATCTAATATCTCTGCTTTAAACTCTGTTTCAATTAAATCTTCACTAATATCATTTAAAACTTGCTTCCATTCATCAAGGTGAATTTTCAAATCACTAATCGGTGACTTTAAATCTTCTTGTGCAGGTTGAATTTTTAATTTTTTTATTTTTGAATTAGAAGATAAATAATGAATGTGATTTACCTCATCAAAATCATGGTCCTCTCCTGCGATCCAAAAAACAGGTATAACCTTTCGTTTTAGTTGTTTTGATGCTTCACGGGCTTGTTTGATAATTGTGATAATTTTGTAAATTGTAAGTAAGGGACCAGAAAACAACCCTGCTTGTTGACCGCCAATAACAACCAGCGTTTCTCTCTCTTTTAAAGCTTCAATATTTTGTAGCGCTAACTCCGTGTTTCCTACTTTTTGATTGAAATATTTTAAATACTCTGAGAGAGCGTTTCTATCTGCTTTTAAATGAGAGTTTGTTTCCAACCAAGACAAACGATCTGTTATAGAGTTTTTATCCCAAGGATTAAAATCAAACAGACCATTCACACGTTCAAAATAATTCAAATAATCATTTGTTAATGGTTGGTTAGCCTTTATGTAATAGGGTTCAGTTTTCATGAACTGACCTCCAATATTTTGAAATATATTGTGTTAAAAACAACTTTGATTTTACACGTATTATTAAATGTCTTCAAGTAAAAAAAATAAAAAAGTAATATACTATCAAAAGGACACTAAATAATAAAATTATATATTTTGCAAAATATTCACTCAAATTTGTGATAAGGTCATAAATCGAAGCCAAAATCCAGCAGTAAAAGAGGAGGGTTTTCCCTCCTCTTTTACTTGTGTATTAAATAAATTTAAAGTTATGAATTCGCAAAGTATATTCCAACACCTATAAATAAAAACAATATGTACGAAGTACTTAATACCAAAAATCCTATTCTCCAAATCACTCTAAATAATTTTTTAATATGTACCTTGCCCTTTAATCGATTTTGTAAATTGCCGACTAAACCTCCAAAAATCAAGAAGATTAATACGATGATCCATATCCCACCAAAACTTGAGCTTTGAAATATAATATCATACATAACTGCTACCGCACCTATTAAAAAAGGTGTAGTAAAATCCATAGCTAAATTCGTTACCTTTTTTTTATTCTCATATTTAAAGAATAAAACAATCCAAAATATCCCAAATGATATAAAGGGTAATATTGAAAAAATAGCATATATTGTTGATACCGTGTCTAGCACATATCCCATAAAGTCCACCTGCAATTTCATCATATATTTCACTCCAGTATAAATCTGGAGTTAATAACCTCATGAAAAGGTTTGTCCAACTGACTTTAATTTGGTTACTCCTTTTACCATATTATAAACTACTTGATGAGTTGGTATTTCAATCTTGTATTCAGAGGCTAAACGAATCAGGCTACCGTTAATCCTATCAATTTCCGTTTCTCTTCCTTCAAGAATGTCCTGTAACATGGAGGATGAATTGTTTGACGTTTTTTGACAAACCTCTATGAGCTGATCCCAGAGTTGTTCATCCGTTTTTATACCTGCTGCTCTTGCAACCAGTTTACCTTCTTCCAATAAATTTTTCATTAGCTGAACCCAATTTTCAGATGAGAGCAATTCCCCATTGGAAACTTTTAATATGGCTGTCAGTGGATTGATAACAGAATTAATTAATAGCTTATTCCAAATTATACTACTCATATTGTTCGTCATTTGTGGTTTAAATCCTGCATCACTTAACGATTTCATCAATTTTTTTTCACTTTTATCAAAAAATTCCGATTTCTGAGATTCTTGTCCAATCCAAATAATGCCTTTACCAGTATGTACTACACTATGAGCAGCATTTTTTTTAGCTGCTTCAGTAGTAATTGCAAGATAGATTTTATCTCTTGGAATCCATGATGATAATTTCTCCTCATGACCAATTCCATTTTGAAAACAAAGCAATTTAGTCTGTTCTTTCATTAATGTTGAAATGTCTTGACCTAATGATAGATTGATATGATGTTGTTTTACCATTAAAAATATCCAATCCAAATCAAATTCCAAATCATTTTCTTTTACTTCAACTATAGAATAACATGCAAAATTGGCTGCATGCTCCCTTTTTCCCTCAGCGAGCTGCAGCCCATGTGCTCTTATAATTTCGGCCTGATCTTTCGTTCTAGTGATTAATACAACTGGTATATTAGCTAGAGTGTACTTAGCAGTTAATAATAAACCTAATGAGCCGCCACCGACAATACAGAACTTCATCTTGTCACCTTCTTCAATTGTAACTACTCATTAAATATACCATTTAGATTGTTTTTTAAAAAGACTGTTAATACCGGGTTGAACGACACATTAATCAATTCTTTCAAGATTTCCATTTGCATCCATTTTAAACTTTGGCTTTGAAGCGTCTTCTTCTTCAGCGGCTAAAAACGCCATTTTACGAGCTCTATCCATAATTTGAATGAGCGCTTTGTAATCATCATTTACTGTTCTATAATCCGACTGTACTTCATTTACTTCTCTTTTAATTTGTTCATTTTCAGATGTAATTTCCATAAGAATATCGTCTTTTTTCTGCAATTCTTTTTCTAAGAATTTAATTTGTTGTGTTAATTCTTGATAAGTTGTTTTCCATTGACGTAAAAAACGAATGACGGATTCGATTGAAATTGCTTGCTCTAAATTAGGCATCTCTCCTTTTGATGGAATTAGATCTTGATTATCAATTGATAATGGTGGTGGACTAATTTCTTTTTTAGTATGATTTCTTTTTTGTCTTTGTCCTTTTGCAATTTGAATTGCAGCCTCATATTTTTTCCTGACACAACTATTCCATCTAAATCCACAAGCTGCTGCGGTTCTACCTATTCTCTGTCCTACCTCTTCAAATGCTGATAACTGTGTACTTCCCTCTCGAATGTGACGCAATGTGATTTCAGCTAAAATCAAATCATCATCCGGAGTCCAAGCATCTTGTCTTACTGCTGTCATGTTAAACCTCCTAATCGTGATTTCAATGTGTTTGGCAAAGTTTCCTTATTTATCTTTATGCCTATAATAGAGTTCATAGAATCTATTTGTTTGATACTATTTGGTATTACCAACTTTTTTCAACCTCATACATATTTTTTTGATATATGGTCAAACTATAAACAACCTAATAGAGGTTGTTTCAAAAAGTCCCTGCAGAATATGGT
The window above is part of the Chengkuizengella sp. SCS-71B genome. Proteins encoded here:
- the bshC gene encoding bacillithiol biosynthesis cysteine-adding enzyme BshC, translated to MKTEPYYIKANQPLTNDYLNYFERVNGLFDFNPWDKNSITDRLSWLETNSHLKADRNALSEYLKYFNQKVGNTELALQNIEALKERETLVVIGGQQAGLFSGPLLTIYKIITIIKQAREASKQLKRKVIPVFWIAGEDHDFDEVNHIHYLSSNSKIKKLKIQPAQEDLKSPISDLKIHLDEWKQVLNDISEDLIETEFKAEILDRLNCITDNSNNLVEVFAKMMVWLFGTSGLILLDSNDEQLRQIEVTMFSNLIKQNGALNEALYLGKKHVETLGYVPQAQINDNQSNLFYIHQSERLLLMRTIQGEYTDKQNKVSFKEDELIQLLYKHPERFSNNVFTRPIMQEYLFPVWSTVLGPSEIAYWGLLKEVFHLFDMKLPIIHPRFEYTIIESTIQKYMKKYKFSMDDVLSHFEDKKKSWLLEQDELKVEEHFSEVKKSFEELYEPLLSKIENINPSMAKLGLRNKQKIIEQISFLEKRSVNAIQSQHEAAIRQLDRIQLSIKPLEKPQERVYNVITYLNKYGFDWFKQLLDEPTDKENLHSIIYLP
- a CDS encoding DUF3397 domain-containing protein, translated to MMKLQVDFMGYVLDTVSTIYAIFSILPFISFGIFWIVLFFKYENKKKVTNLAMDFTTPFLIGAVAVMYDIIFQSSSFGGIWIIVLIFLIFGGLVGNLQNRLKGKVHIKKLFRVIWRIGFLVLSTSYILFLFIGVGIYFANS
- a CDS encoding 2-dehydropantoate 2-reductase, which codes for MKFCIVGGGSLGLLLTAKYTLANIPVVLITRTKDQAEIIRAHGLQLAEGKREHAANFACYSIVEVKENDLEFDLDWIFLMVKQHHINLSLGQDISTLMKEQTKLLCFQNGIGHEEKLSSWIPRDKIYLAITTEAAKKNAAHSVVHTGKGIIWIGQESQKSEFFDKSEKKLMKSLSDAGFKPQMTNNMSSIIWNKLLINSVINPLTAILKVSNGELLSSENWVQLMKNLLEEGKLVARAAGIKTDEQLWDQLIEVCQKTSNNSSSMLQDILEGRETEIDRINGSLIRLASEYKIEIPTHQVVYNMVKGVTKLKSVGQTFS
- a CDS encoding RsfA family transcriptional regulator, translating into MTAVRQDAWTPDDDLILAEITLRHIREGSTQLSAFEEVGQRIGRTAAACGFRWNSCVRKKYEAAIQIAKGQRQKRNHTKKEISPPPLSIDNQDLIPSKGEMPNLEQAISIESVIRFLRQWKTTYQELTQQIKFLEKELQKKDDILMEITSENEQIKREVNEVQSDYRTVNDDYKALIQIMDRARKMAFLAAEEEDASKPKFKMDANGNLERID